A genomic stretch from Bordetella sp. N includes:
- a CDS encoding thiolase, with product MNLQDLRGAAAIVGVGHAGLGQAPGYTEMEILVQAAHRAVSDAGLTMQDIDGICTASVAATMWSMPVIEHLGIRPTFIDSTMLGGSSFVAHLLPAIHALSTGQCNAVLVCYGSTQRTSTLSRAEIGRVRKNFDPQPYETPYDPLSPLSSYALAAARHMHQYGTTREQLAEVALAASKWAQLNPEAQRRNPITLDEILASPMVSDPLTVRDCCLVNDGAGAYVLVRADRAKDMPNKPVYVLGNATAVWNRQISSMHDVTVTAAQESGRRAFEMAGAKPSDIDVLELYDAFTINPILFLEDLGFCKKGEGGAFVADGRIAPGGALPVNTNGGGLCCIHPGMYGIFITIEAVRQLRGDTGERQVQGAQLALVHGNGGTLSSQSTAILGTAETL from the coding sequence ATGAATCTGCAAGACTTGCGCGGCGCCGCCGCCATCGTGGGCGTGGGGCATGCAGGCCTGGGCCAGGCGCCCGGCTATACCGAAATGGAAATCCTGGTGCAGGCAGCGCATCGCGCCGTCAGCGACGCCGGTCTTACCATGCAGGACATAGACGGCATCTGCACGGCGAGTGTCGCGGCCACCATGTGGTCCATGCCCGTCATCGAGCATCTGGGCATCCGTCCCACTTTTATCGACTCGACCATGCTGGGCGGGTCCAGCTTCGTCGCTCACCTGCTGCCCGCCATCCACGCCCTGTCCACCGGCCAATGCAATGCGGTACTGGTCTGCTATGGCAGTACGCAACGCACGTCCACGTTGTCGCGCGCGGAAATCGGCCGGGTGCGCAAGAACTTCGACCCGCAGCCTTACGAGACGCCCTACGACCCGCTGAGCCCGCTCAGTTCCTATGCCTTGGCGGCCGCGCGGCATATGCACCAGTACGGTACCACGCGCGAACAATTGGCCGAGGTGGCGTTGGCCGCCAGCAAGTGGGCCCAGCTCAATCCTGAAGCACAACGACGCAATCCCATTACTTTGGACGAGATTCTGGCGTCGCCCATGGTGTCGGACCCGCTTACCGTGCGCGACTGCTGCCTGGTGAACGACGGCGCCGGTGCCTACGTGCTGGTGCGCGCGGACCGCGCCAAGGATATGCCCAACAAACCGGTCTACGTTCTGGGCAATGCCACGGCGGTATGGAACCGGCAGATCTCGTCCATGCATGACGTCACCGTCACCGCCGCGCAGGAGTCCGGCCGGCGTGCCTTCGAGATGGCGGGCGCGAAGCCGTCCGACATCGACGTGCTGGAACTCTACGATGCCTTCACCATCAATCCCATTCTTTTCCTGGAAGACCTCGGGTTCTGCAAAAAGGGCGAAGGTGGCGCGTTCGTCGCGGATGGCAGGATCGCGCCGGGGGGCGCACTGCCGGTGAATACCAACGGCGGTGGCCTGTGCTGCATCCATCCCGGCATGTACGGCATATTCATCACCATCGAAGCCGTGCGGCAATTGCGCGGCGACACCGGGGAGCGGCAGGTGCAAGGCGCCCAGCTTGCCCTGGTGCATGGCAACGGCGGCACGCTGTCCAGCCAGTCGACGGCAATCCTGGGTACCGCTGAAACGTTGTAA
- a CDS encoding tripartite tricarboxylate transporter substrate binding protein, giving the protein MKLNTLFAAACAAIAWTQMAPAQAASTYPDHPIRLLVGYAPGGPVDTTARVFAKYLTDKLGQSVVVENRSGASGMIALDATAKAAPDGYILSFAASPPLTMSPHVQHSNLFDPRKDFTPIGLIVDYTNVLLLGPQAPVNTVGELIAYAKANPKAVTFGSAGNGASNHLSAELLKQQSGAPMMHIPYRGNAPAMVDVISSKITFMFDITSTAIPFIKSGKAKALAVTSKERNPELPDVPTMIESGLKDYEVVGWYSLIAPPKLPADINARLVKALNDVEADPGFRKAMADGGYTLNNGDAKVLQQRIAREYTLWGDVVEKANISVN; this is encoded by the coding sequence ATGAAGCTCAATACCCTGTTCGCCGCGGCCTGCGCCGCCATCGCCTGGACCCAGATGGCGCCCGCCCAGGCCGCCTCGACCTATCCCGACCACCCCATCCGCCTGCTGGTGGGCTATGCGCCGGGCGGCCCGGTGGACACCACCGCGCGCGTCTTCGCCAAGTACCTCACCGACAAGCTGGGGCAGTCCGTGGTGGTGGAGAACCGCTCCGGCGCCAGCGGCATGATCGCCCTGGACGCCACGGCCAAGGCCGCCCCGGACGGCTACATCCTGAGCTTCGCGGCAAGCCCGCCCTTGACCATGTCGCCCCACGTGCAGCACAGCAACCTGTTCGACCCGCGCAAGGACTTCACGCCTATCGGCCTTATCGTCGACTACACCAACGTCCTGCTGCTGGGTCCCCAGGCGCCCGTGAACACCGTGGGCGAACTGATCGCGTACGCCAAGGCCAACCCCAAGGCGGTCACCTTCGGGTCGGCGGGCAACGGCGCGTCCAATCACCTGTCGGCGGAATTGCTCAAGCAGCAGTCCGGCGCGCCCATGATGCACATCCCCTACCGCGGCAACGCCCCGGCCATGGTCGACGTGATCAGCAGCAAGATCACGTTCATGTTCGACATCACCAGCACCGCGATTCCCTTCATCAAGAGCGGCAAGGCCAAGGCCCTGGCCGTCACATCCAAAGAACGCAACCCCGAGCTGCCCGACGTGCCCACCATGATCGAATCCGGCCTGAAGGACTATGAAGTCGTGGGCTGGTATTCGCTGATCGCCCCGCCCAAGCTGCCGGCCGACATCAACGCCCGTCTGGTCAAGGCGCTGAACGACGTGGAAGCCGATCCCGGCTTTCGCAAAGCCATGGCCGACGGCGGCTACACCCTCAATAATGGCGATGCCAAAGTGCTGCAGCAACGCATCGCCCGTGAGTACACATTGTGGGGTGACGTGGTCGAGAAGGCTAATATCTCGGTCAACTGA
- a CDS encoding nitronate monooxygenase family protein: protein MNALQRLRKETRLPVIAAPMFLVSGPDLVIAQCAAGVVGTFPSLNARPQEQLTEWLTRIEQGLADARRAQPGRLVAPYGVNLIVHDSNPRWRGDLEICAAHKVPLIITSLHAPDAVVPVVHDYGGLVLHDVTTVRHARRALDAGVDGLILVAAGAGGHAGRANPIALINEIRAFYDGPLVLSGCISHGKDILAAQVLGCEFAYMGTRFIATEESLAPDRYRDMIVEATLDDVIYTPFFTGVPGNYLAPSIRAAGLDPANLVAQPAAAVNLDKSTRPKAWKDVWGAGQGVGAAQEVLPTAVLVEQLASEYETARRVFA, encoded by the coding sequence ATGAACGCCCTGCAACGCCTGCGCAAAGAGACCCGTCTGCCGGTGATCGCCGCGCCCATGTTTCTCGTCTCCGGCCCCGACCTGGTCATCGCGCAGTGCGCCGCGGGCGTGGTCGGCACGTTCCCGTCCCTCAACGCGCGGCCGCAGGAACAGCTGACGGAATGGCTGACCCGCATCGAGCAAGGCCTGGCCGACGCACGGCGGGCCCAGCCTGGGCGGCTGGTCGCGCCGTATGGCGTCAACCTGATCGTGCATGACTCCAATCCGCGTTGGCGCGGCGACCTGGAGATCTGTGCCGCGCACAAAGTGCCGCTGATCATCACGTCGCTGCACGCACCCGATGCCGTGGTGCCGGTCGTCCATGATTACGGCGGCCTGGTGCTGCACGATGTGACCACCGTACGCCACGCGCGGCGTGCGCTGGACGCCGGCGTCGACGGCCTGATCCTGGTGGCCGCGGGCGCCGGCGGCCATGCCGGACGCGCCAACCCCATCGCCTTGATCAATGAGATACGCGCCTTCTACGATGGTCCCCTGGTGCTGTCGGGCTGCATCAGCCATGGCAAGGACATTCTGGCGGCCCAGGTGCTGGGCTGCGAGTTCGCGTACATGGGCACCCGCTTTATTGCCACCGAAGAATCACTGGCGCCCGACCGTTACCGCGACATGATCGTCGAAGCCACTTTGGATGACGTGATCTATACACCCTTCTTCACAGGCGTGCCGGGCAACTACCTGGCCCCCAGCATCCGCGCCGCCGGCCTCGACCCTGCCAACCTCGTGGCCCAGCCGGCCGCGGCCGTCAACCTGGACAAGAGCACGCGGCCCAAGGCCTGGAAGGACGTGTGGGGCGCCGGCCAGGGCGTGGGCGCGGCGCAGGAAGTGCTGCCCACCGCGGTGCTGGTGGAGCAGCTGGCGAGCGAGTATGAAACCGCTCGCCGGGTTTTCGCTTAA
- a CDS encoding tripartite tricarboxylate transporter substrate binding protein: protein MQNPQRRRVIAGLGASLATAWLPTLSHAASAWPNRAVSFVVPFPPGGPVDTTARFVTRPLGQLWSQPTIVDNRAGAGGIVGAQTAAKQDPDGYHFFFASIHHSVLPSLRANLRYDIQKDFDPVGMAAVFPIVLVVNPKLPVKTVAELIAYDKAHPGELSFASSGTGGGTHLAGELFNSMTGTKMKHIPYRGSAPAIQDVLAGQVQVMFADGPSAVPHMKSGAVRGLGVGNLKRSAMFPDVPTIAEAGVAGYEAYSWSGLLAPKGTPPEVIKRVNADLVKVLTDADTAKSMLAAGAEPMPGTPDEFRAFLASELAKWHEVITKAHIVVEEGS, encoded by the coding sequence ATGCAGAATCCGCAACGCCGCCGCGTCATCGCGGGGCTGGGCGCGTCCTTGGCGACGGCCTGGCTGCCCACCTTGTCGCACGCCGCCAGCGCCTGGCCCAACCGCGCCGTCAGCTTCGTCGTCCCGTTCCCGCCGGGCGGACCCGTCGATACCACCGCCCGCTTCGTCACGCGACCATTGGGGCAGTTGTGGTCCCAACCCACCATCGTTGACAACCGCGCCGGCGCGGGCGGCATCGTGGGCGCGCAGACGGCAGCCAAGCAGGACCCCGACGGCTACCATTTCTTCTTTGCGTCCATCCACCATTCGGTACTGCCCAGCCTGCGTGCGAACCTGCGCTATGACATCCAGAAGGATTTCGATCCGGTCGGCATGGCAGCGGTATTTCCCATCGTATTGGTGGTCAATCCCAAGCTGCCGGTGAAAACGGTGGCCGAACTGATCGCGTATGACAAGGCCCATCCGGGCGAGCTGTCCTTCGCATCGTCCGGCACGGGCGGCGGCACGCACCTGGCCGGGGAGCTGTTCAACAGCATGACCGGCACGAAGATGAAGCACATCCCTTATCGCGGCAGCGCGCCAGCCATCCAGGATGTGCTGGCGGGGCAAGTGCAGGTGATGTTCGCCGACGGGCCGTCAGCGGTGCCGCATATGAAAAGCGGCGCGGTGCGAGGGCTGGGCGTGGGCAACCTGAAGCGTTCGGCCATGTTTCCCGACGTGCCCACCATCGCCGAAGCCGGCGTGGCGGGCTACGAAGCGTATTCGTGGAGCGGCCTGCTGGCGCCCAAGGGCACGCCGCCCGAAGTGATCAAGCGCGTCAATGCCGACCTGGTCAAGGTGCTGACGGACGCCGACACGGCCAAGAGCATGCTGGCCGCGGGCGCGGAACCCATGCCGGGCACGCCGGATGAATTTCGCGCGTTCCTGGCGTCGGAGCTGGCCAAATGGCACGAGGTCATCACCAAGGCCCACATCGTGGTGGAAGAGGGCAGCTAA
- a CDS encoding LysR substrate-binding domain-containing protein encodes MRHDLTDLRLFVNVGDTLSLTRAAERTFLSLPAASARVKHMEEAFKTRLLVRQATGVALTAAGEVLLKHARLVLGQLECLTADLQPYSHGIKGRLRLLANTTSTNSFLADALSSFLAEYPDVDIELQEKISGDIAMAIRSGAGDLGLVAGTVDVEGLDVMPLFRDELVVVVSVKNPLAEKTSVRFVDLLDTYQFVGIHPDSAIQIFLEDIASGLGKNIMQRVHVNSFEAVCRMVAAGVGVAVVPRGCMRHHDQPNALHTLKLEDPWAQRERLLCRQRGRDLPRFAEQFIEHLVRAARET; translated from the coding sequence ATGAGACATGATCTGACAGACCTGCGGCTATTCGTGAACGTGGGAGACACCCTCAGCCTGACCCGGGCGGCGGAGCGAACGTTCCTGTCCCTGCCGGCGGCCAGTGCGCGCGTCAAGCATATGGAGGAGGCGTTCAAGACCCGCCTGCTCGTGCGCCAGGCCACCGGCGTCGCCCTGACCGCGGCCGGCGAAGTGCTGCTCAAGCACGCCCGCCTGGTGTTGGGCCAGCTGGAATGCCTGACCGCCGACCTGCAACCGTATTCCCACGGCATCAAGGGCCGGCTGCGCTTGCTGGCCAATACCACTTCGACCAATTCCTTCCTGGCGGACGCCTTGTCCAGCTTCCTGGCCGAATACCCCGACGTCGACATCGAACTGCAGGAGAAAATCTCCGGCGACATCGCCATGGCGATCCGCAGCGGCGCGGGCGACCTGGGTCTGGTGGCCGGCACGGTCGACGTCGAAGGGCTGGACGTCATGCCCCTGTTCCGCGACGAGCTGGTCGTGGTGGTGTCGGTCAAGAACCCCCTGGCCGAAAAAACCTCCGTGCGCTTCGTCGACCTGCTGGACACCTACCAGTTCGTCGGCATCCATCCGGACAGCGCCATCCAGATCTTCCTGGAAGACATCGCCTCGGGCCTGGGCAAGAACATCATGCAGCGCGTGCACGTGAACAGCTTCGAAGCCGTCTGCCGCATGGTGGCGGCCGGCGTGGGCGTGGCCGTGGTGCCGCGTGGCTGCATGCGGCACCATGACCAACCGAATGCCCTGCACACGCTCAAGCTGGAAGACCCCTGGGCCCAGCGGGAGCGCCTGCTATGCCGCCAGCGCGGCCGCGACCTGCCGCGTTTCGCGGAACAGTTCATCGAACACCTGGTCCGGGCGGCGCGCGAAACATAA
- a CDS encoding SDR family NAD(P)-dependent oxidoreductase produces the protein MSNMVSGKVVVVTGAGGGVGRGIALAMAKAGAKVVVNDLDLKRDGTGGPAAAVVKEILDAGGQAVACTDSVSSYEGANNNIKTAVDVFGRIDAVVNNAGNLRDRVFHKMNEEEWRQVQDVHLNGTFFMSRAAAPYFREQESGAFVHMTSTSGLIGNFGQANYSAAKMGIVGLSKSIALDMSRYNVRSNCIAPFAWTAMTSSIPADTPEEKARVEKLKKMEAGKIAPLAIYLVSDAAAEAGITAQIFSVRANEIMLFSQPRPLRTVHYSEGWTPELIGEIAIPAMRKHFYALERSPDVIDWDPI, from the coding sequence ATGAGCAATATGGTTTCCGGCAAGGTCGTCGTCGTCACCGGCGCCGGGGGCGGCGTGGGCCGCGGGATCGCCCTGGCCATGGCCAAGGCAGGCGCCAAGGTCGTGGTCAACGACCTGGACCTCAAACGTGACGGTACGGGCGGCCCCGCTGCCGCCGTCGTCAAGGAAATCCTCGATGCCGGGGGCCAGGCCGTGGCCTGCACCGACAGCGTCAGCTCCTACGAAGGCGCCAACAACAACATCAAGACCGCCGTCGACGTCTTCGGCCGCATCGACGCCGTGGTCAACAACGCCGGCAATCTGCGCGACCGCGTCTTCCACAAGATGAACGAAGAAGAATGGCGCCAGGTCCAGGACGTCCATCTGAATGGCACCTTTTTCATGAGCCGCGCCGCCGCCCCCTATTTCCGCGAGCAGGAATCCGGCGCCTTCGTCCACATGACCTCGACCTCCGGCCTGATCGGCAACTTCGGCCAGGCCAACTATTCCGCCGCCAAGATGGGCATCGTCGGCCTGTCCAAGTCCATCGCCCTGGACATGTCCCGCTACAACGTGCGCTCCAACTGCATCGCCCCGTTCGCATGGACCGCCATGACCAGCTCCATCCCGGCCGACACCCCCGAGGAAAAAGCCCGCGTCGAAAAGCTCAAGAAAATGGAAGCCGGCAAGATCGCCCCTCTTGCCATCTACCTGGTCAGCGACGCCGCCGCCGAAGCCGGCATCACCGCGCAGATCTTCTCCGTGCGCGCCAATGAAATCATGCTGTTCTCGCAACCTCGCCCCCTGCGCACGGTGCACTACTCCGAAGGCTGGACCCCGGAACTGATCGGCGAGATCGCCATCCCCGCCATGCGCAAGCACTTCTATGCCCTGGAGCGCTCGCCCGACGTCATCGACTGGGATCCGATCTGA
- a CDS encoding MaoC/PaaZ C-terminal domain-containing protein: MPLSYDTIKHWQFDDLRHTYTQKDTMLYALGIGLGEDPLAAQQLRYVYEGDLHAFPTMSVVLGYPGFWMRDPRAGIDWVRLVHGEQRLTLHAPVPAEGTVLARSRITHVIDKGADKGALVIAERTLHDEAGKHLATLAQTTFCRGDGGFSKGKEGDKAGKSDTPPPALPAVPDRAPDRQLSLHVSPRAALIYRLSADMNPLHADPEVARKAGFERPILHGLCTYGMAARAIVEAWADGDASRLTQLDVRFSAPVYPGETLAFDMWQEGDQIRYTARSVERNVVTLNCGVAQVKKR; encoded by the coding sequence ATGCCCTTGAGCTACGACACCATCAAGCACTGGCAGTTCGACGACCTCCGCCACACCTACACCCAGAAGGACACCATGCTCTATGCCCTCGGCATAGGCCTGGGCGAAGACCCGCTGGCGGCACAGCAGCTGCGCTACGTCTACGAAGGCGACCTGCACGCCTTCCCCACCATGAGCGTGGTGCTGGGCTACCCCGGCTTCTGGATGCGCGACCCGCGCGCCGGCATCGACTGGGTGCGCCTGGTGCATGGCGAGCAACGCCTGACCCTGCACGCGCCCGTGCCCGCTGAAGGAACGGTGCTGGCCAGGAGCCGCATCACCCACGTCATCGACAAAGGCGCGGACAAAGGCGCGCTGGTGATCGCCGAGCGCACGCTGCATGACGAAGCCGGCAAGCACCTGGCCACCCTCGCGCAGACGACGTTCTGCCGCGGCGACGGCGGCTTCAGCAAAGGCAAGGAAGGCGATAAGGCCGGCAAGAGCGACACCCCGCCCCCCGCCCTGCCCGCCGTGCCGGACCGCGCTCCCGACCGCCAGCTCTCCCTGCACGTATCCCCCCGCGCCGCGCTGATCTACCGTCTTAGCGCCGACATGAATCCCCTGCACGCCGATCCCGAAGTGGCCCGCAAAGCCGGCTTCGAGCGTCCCATCCTGCACGGCCTGTGCACTTACGGCATGGCCGCCCGCGCCATCGTGGAGGCCTGGGCCGACGGCGATGCCAGCCGCCTGACCCAGCTGGACGTGCGTTTCTCCGCGCCTGTGTATCCGGGCGAGACGCTGGCCTTCGACATGTGGCAGGAAGGCGACCAGATCCGCTATACGGCCCGCAGCGTCGAACGCAACGTCGTGACCTTGAATTGCGGCGTGGCACAGGTAAAGAAAAGATGA
- a CDS encoding CaiB/BaiF CoA-transferase family protein, which translates to MSNNESSQAGNSRRTPASDHRPPPLDGIRVLDLSRILAGPWCTQNLADLGADVIKVERPGAGDDTRGWGPPYMKDADGKDTSEAAYYLSCNRNKRSITVDYATPEGADLIRELATKSDILVENFKVGGLKKYGLDYESLRAINPKLIYCSVTGFGQTGPFAERPGYDFMIQGMGGLMSITGERDDLPGGGPQKAGVAVTDIVTGMYASVAVLAALQERHRSGLGQHLDIALLDCHVALLSNQNSNYFTSGKAPRRAGNAHQNVVPYQVFATSDGHMIVATGNDSQYRAYCKAIGAHALAEDTRFTTNSGRVTHRDVLIPLLTDIMKSGRRDDWIAKLEAVGVPCGPINDIAQAFSHPQTQARELRREIPHPLGGTAPVTASPLRFSGSPVQYRRAPPMLGQHTDEVLREILGRTQSQTQAQQQGQALSAKDVSV; encoded by the coding sequence ATGAGCAATAACGAAAGCAGCCAGGCAGGCAACAGCAGGCGCACGCCGGCAAGCGACCACCGCCCGCCTCCTTTGGACGGCATTCGTGTACTGGACCTCAGCCGCATCCTGGCCGGCCCCTGGTGTACCCAAAACCTGGCCGACCTGGGCGCCGACGTCATCAAGGTCGAACGCCCGGGCGCCGGCGACGACACGCGCGGCTGGGGCCCGCCCTATATGAAGGACGCGGACGGCAAGGACACGTCCGAGGCCGCCTACTACCTTTCCTGCAATCGCAACAAGCGCTCGATCACCGTCGACTACGCCACGCCGGAGGGCGCCGACCTGATCCGCGAGCTGGCCACCAAGAGCGATATCCTGGTCGAAAACTTCAAGGTCGGCGGCCTGAAAAAATACGGCCTCGACTACGAAAGCCTGCGCGCCATCAATCCCAAGCTGATCTACTGCTCGGTGACCGGCTTCGGCCAGACCGGCCCCTTCGCCGAACGCCCCGGCTACGACTTCATGATCCAGGGCATGGGTGGCCTGATGAGCATCACTGGCGAACGCGACGACCTGCCCGGCGGCGGCCCGCAGAAGGCCGGCGTGGCGGTCACCGACATCGTCACCGGCATGTACGCGTCGGTCGCGGTGCTGGCCGCGTTGCAGGAACGCCATCGCAGCGGACTGGGCCAGCATCTGGACATCGCCCTGCTCGATTGCCACGTCGCCCTGCTGTCCAATCAGAACTCCAACTACTTCACGTCGGGCAAGGCGCCCCGGCGCGCGGGTAACGCGCACCAGAACGTGGTGCCTTACCAGGTCTTCGCCACCAGCGACGGCCACATGATCGTGGCGACCGGCAACGACTCCCAGTACCGCGCCTACTGCAAGGCCATCGGGGCGCACGCCCTGGCCGAGGACACCCGCTTCACGACCAACAGTGGCCGCGTGACCCACCGAGATGTGCTCATCCCCTTGCTCACCGACATCATGAAATCAGGCCGGCGCGACGACTGGATCGCCAAGCTGGAAGCCGTTGGCGTGCCCTGCGGCCCGATCAACGACATCGCCCAGGCCTTCAGCCACCCGCAGACGCAGGCGCGCGAATTGCGCCGGGAGATTCCCCATCCTCTGGGGGGCACCGCGCCGGTGACCGCCAGCCCGCTGCGCTTTTCCGGATCGCCCGTGCAATACCGCCGCGCGCCGCCTATGCTGGGCCAGCATACCGACGAAGTGCTGCGCGAGATCCTGGGCCGGACACAAAGCCAAACGCAGGCGCAACAGCAAGGCCAGGCGCTTTCCGCCAAAGACGTGTCCGTGTAA
- a CDS encoding acyl-CoA dehydrogenase family protein, with product MSDASNDFQDIREAVRDLCAQFPAEYFRKIDAAQGYPEAFVDALTKAGWLAALIPQEYGGSGLGLTEASVIMEEINRAGGNSGACHGQMYNMGTLLRHGSEAQKQRYLPRIASGELRLQSMAVTEPTTGTDTTKLKTTAVKKGDRYVVNGQKVWISRVQHSDLMILLARTTPIEQVQRKSEGMSIFLVDLHQAIGHGMEVRPIPNMVNHETNELFFDNLEIPAENLIGEEGKGFKYILDGLNAERTLIAAECIGDGYWFVDKVSAYVKERVVFGRPIGQNQGVQFPIARSFINVEAASLMRYEAARRFDAGLPCGTQANMAKLLAADASWEAANACLQFHGGFGFAHEYDVERKFRETRLYQVAPISTNLILSYVAEHVLGLPRSF from the coding sequence ATGTCCGACGCCTCCAACGATTTCCAAGACATCCGTGAAGCGGTGCGCGACCTCTGCGCGCAATTCCCGGCCGAATATTTCCGCAAGATCGACGCGGCCCAGGGCTATCCCGAAGCCTTCGTCGACGCGCTTACCAAAGCCGGCTGGCTGGCCGCGCTGATCCCGCAGGAGTACGGCGGTTCCGGCCTGGGACTGACCGAAGCCTCCGTCATCATGGAGGAGATCAACCGCGCCGGCGGCAACTCCGGCGCCTGCCACGGCCAGATGTACAACATGGGCACCCTGCTGCGCCACGGGTCCGAAGCGCAGAAACAACGCTATCTGCCGCGCATCGCCAGCGGCGAGCTGCGCTTGCAGTCCATGGCCGTCACCGAGCCCACCACCGGCACCGACACCACCAAGCTCAAGACCACCGCCGTCAAGAAAGGCGACCGTTATGTGGTCAACGGGCAGAAGGTATGGATATCGCGCGTCCAGCATTCCGACCTGATGATTCTGCTGGCGCGCACCACGCCCATCGAGCAGGTGCAGCGCAAGTCCGAAGGGATGTCGATCTTCCTGGTGGACCTGCACCAGGCCATCGGCCACGGCATGGAGGTGCGCCCCATCCCGAACATGGTCAATCACGAGACCAATGAGCTGTTCTTCGACAACCTGGAGATTCCCGCCGAAAACCTGATCGGCGAGGAAGGCAAAGGGTTCAAGTACATCCTCGACGGCCTGAACGCCGAGCGCACCCTGATCGCCGCCGAGTGCATCGGCGACGGCTACTGGTTCGTCGACAAGGTGTCGGCCTATGTGAAGGAACGCGTGGTGTTCGGCCGGCCCATCGGGCAGAACCAGGGCGTACAGTTCCCCATCGCGCGCTCCTTCATCAATGTGGAGGCCGCCAGCTTGATGCGCTACGAGGCCGCGCGCCGCTTCGACGCCGGCCTGCCCTGCGGCACGCAGGCCAATATGGCCAAGTTGCTGGCCGCCGATGCATCGTGGGAAGCCGCCAACGCCTGCCTGCAATTCCACGGCGGCTTCGGTTTCGCCCACGAATACGACGTAGAACGCAAATTCCGCGAGACGCGCCTTTATCAAGTCGCGCCCATTTCGACCAACCTGATCCTGTCCTACGTGGCCGAACACGTACTGGGTCTTCCCCGGTCCTTCTGA
- a CDS encoding MmgE/PrpD family protein: protein MTTTFHPSAQLATFASVLRYEDIPAPVLRRCEDLLLDTLGSILAGARARPVQSVDKFARVMGPADGPAEVLVSRRKTSPLFAAMVNAAAAHMVEQDDVHNGSVFHPAAVIFPPVLAVGQSLGASGRDMLTAAVAGYEVGIRIGEFLGRSHYKIFHTTGTAGTIAAAAAVGRLLKLDPERMLHAFGSAGTQSAGLWEFLRDAADSKQLHTAKAAADGITAAYLAQDGFTGARHILEGPQGLAAGMSSDADPAKLTDRLGSRWALAETSFKYHASCRHTHPAADALLQVVREHRLAAADIDRVVTHVHQGAIDVLGPVVDPRTVHQSKFSMGSVLALIALRGYAGLTEFDQGLKDQDVAAFRGKVSMQLDPEVDQAYPARWIGKVTVFTRDGRELHGRVDEPKGDPGNTLSRPEIEDKAIRLGTYAGAATEAEMRALIAWAWKLADLPEVGVLLPA, encoded by the coding sequence ATGACGACGACATTCCATCCCAGCGCCCAGCTCGCCACCTTCGCCAGCGTCTTGCGCTACGAAGACATCCCCGCGCCCGTCTTGCGCCGCTGCGAAGACCTGCTGCTCGATACCTTGGGCTCTATCCTGGCGGGCGCGCGCGCCCGGCCGGTACAGTCGGTCGACAAGTTCGCCCGAGTCATGGGGCCCGCCGACGGCCCTGCTGAAGTATTGGTGTCGCGCCGCAAGACCTCGCCGCTGTTCGCGGCCATGGTCAATGCGGCGGCCGCCCACATGGTTGAACAGGACGACGTCCACAACGGCTCGGTGTTCCATCCCGCCGCGGTGATCTTCCCGCCCGTGCTGGCCGTGGGCCAGTCGCTGGGCGCGTCCGGCCGCGACATGCTGACGGCCGCCGTGGCGGGCTACGAGGTCGGCATCCGCATCGGCGAATTCCTGGGCCGGTCCCACTACAAGATTTTCCACACCACCGGGACTGCCGGCACCATCGCCGCCGCGGCCGCCGTGGGTCGTCTGCTCAAGCTCGATCCCGAACGGATGCTCCATGCCTTCGGCTCGGCCGGCACGCAATCCGCCGGCTTGTGGGAATTCCTGCGCGACGCCGCCGACTCCAAGCAATTGCACACCGCGAAGGCGGCCGCCGACGGCATCACGGCGGCGTATCTGGCGCAGGACGGCTTTACCGGTGCCCGCCACATCCTGGAAGGGCCGCAGGGCCTGGCGGCAGGCATGTCTTCCGATGCCGACCCCGCCAAACTGACCGATCGCCTGGGGTCGCGCTGGGCCCTGGCCGAGACGTCGTTCAAATACCATGCGTCCTGCCGGCATACGCATCCGGCCGCTGATGCGCTGCTGCAGGTGGTGCGCGAGCACCGCCTTGCCGCCGCCGATATCGATCGCGTGGTGACGCACGTGCACCAGGGCGCCATCGATGTGCTGGGGCCCGTGGTGGACCCGCGCACCGTGCATCAGTCGAAGTTCTCCATGGGTTCCGTGCTGGCGCTGATCGCGCTGCGCGGCTACGCCGGCCTGACCGAGTTCGACCAGGGCTTGAAGGACCAGGACGTCGCGGCCTTCCGGGGCAAGGTCAGCATGCAACTCGATCCCGAGGTCGATCAGGCGTATCCCGCACGCTGGATCGGCAAGGTCACCGTGTTCACCCGCGACGGGCGCGAGTTGCACGGCCGGGTCGACGAGCCCAAGGGCGATCCGGGCAACACGCTGTCGCGCCCGGAGATCGAGGACAAGGCGATCCGCCTGGGCACCTACGCCGGGGCGGCTACCGAGGCGGAGATGCGGGCGCTGATCGCCTGGGCCTGGAAGCTGGCCGACCTGCCGGAAGTGGGTGTGCTGCTGCCGGCCTGA